CAGGGTGCGCTATATGAAGTCGGCTCTGCGATGTCTTTCTTTTCGGTGAAGAACTATGCTGACGAGTTTTTATCAGCACTTGATAAAGACTTTAAGAAATCGATAACATCCGACGATTCAGAGGATGAAAGTGTCGGAGCGACCGCAGAGGATATCGTTGAGAGCACGAAGGACTTTATTTTGAAAGAGCTGAGTCGCCAGCTGAAGGGATATGATCTTGAGGCCTTTGTGGCCGATCTGCTCCGGGCAATGGGATACCGGACGACGGTTTCTCCGCAGGGTGGAGATAGCGGCATTGATATCACAGCATATAAAGATGAGCTTCCTCCGCGTATTCTTGTTCAGGTCAAGAGTCAGGATAGCGACATAAAGGAAACTACCATCCAGTCCCTCAAAGGTGCAATGCGCGAGGGAGATTATGGCTTGTTCGTGACGCTTTCTAATTATACGAAGAATGCTCAGAAGTATCTGGATAGCACGCCGATCATCCGTGGTATAAATGGCACAGAGTTGGTAGACCTAATCCTCAAATACTACGAAGATTTGAGCGAGAAATACAGAAAGATGATCCCTCTGAAGATGGTTTATATTCCGGTGCCGAAAGAGGATGCGTAAATGTACCAATTTGATGAGCCTCTTATCAGAGGCACAATGCTAAAAAGAAAAAGTCAGTTCACTGCTGTCGTTCAGATTGACGGCGAGGAGCTGATCGCACATATACCGACAACAAACCGGATCGGAGACGTGGAGAATAAGAATCTACCTTGTCTGCTTTCTTATCATCCAGATCCGAAGCGAAAGCTGCATTATGACATTGAGGCCGTGCTTCTGTCGGATGATGACAACTGGGTGGGCATCAATCAGATTCTCTCCAACAGGCTGGTGGAGCATTTCTTTCGGGAGCATGAGCTGGATAAAATTGTGGCGGAGTATGACGATATACAAAGAGAGGTCAAGCTCGGTATCTCCAAGCTGGACTTTAAGGTCGGTGACACATACCTTGAGGTGAAGACACCACTCACTACCATCAATGTGAAATACGGCGAGACCATCAAGACGTTGCCGCCGAAGCCGTTCTCATCGACAGACCGGATGGTCAAGCACGTGAACGAGCTGGCAGGCTCTCTTTCGGAGCACGAGAGAGCGATCTTCCTGCAGGTGTATCAGTATCGCATCACCGAACGCAAGGAGCGACTGCGCTCGACGCATTATGAGGAGGTCTCTGAGACGATCCACAGGGCTGCCGAACAGGGCGTGGAGTTCTGGGAAATCCAGATGGACTTTCGACCGGAGGGTGTGAGTCTTTATAATGTGGAGAGAAGTACAGATTTATAGGAGGCAGCAGTATGCAGCACGAATGCAAAATAACAGTATTAGAAACGAAAGTCTTTCCAGAGCTGCAAGAAAAATATCTGGCTAATCCGAAGTCCGGCGCCTGTCCTTTCTTTAAGGCAGGAGATGAATTTATCCTGAAGAGAACGCCGGAGCAGGATGACTTTTACCATCTGATGGACGGAAAATTCTGCGGTGAAGCGTGGGATGCCATCAGCCGGTATGTTTATACGGCATTGCAGGGCGGCTCCATAATGAAGAGCTGGACAAACGATGACCGTATGATGATTGCCTGCTGTAATGACGGTACCCAGCCTGTGATCTTCAAGATAGAACGGATCGATATTCCGGAGAACGAGGAAGAGCGCGAGTGGCTGGAGAAGCAGAACTTTAAGAACACCGTAGATGATGCCTATACGGGGTGAGGACATAACATGCAGATAATCACTTATCAGGAAAAATACAAACAGCAGATCATCGACCTGATTCTGGGCATCCAGAACAATGAGGCAAAGATAAATCTTTCGCTTGAGGAACAACCTGATCTGCTGGACATACCCACCTGCTATGAAAAGGATGGCGGCGAGTTCTGGCTGGCCGTTGAGGGTGATACGCTCATTGGCACCTTGGCGCTGATGAATAAAGGAAACGGTAATGCGGTTCTTAAGAAGGGCTTTGTTAGAGCGGACTATAGAAAACAAGGTATTCTTGGAAAGCTTTATGCGACGCTTCAGGAGTTTGCAAAGGAGCAGGGACTGACTACCTTTGTTTTTGATACTCCATCCGTGGCCACGAACTGTCATAGCTTTTTTGAGAAGCGTGGCTATCGGCGAATAACAAAATATGAGCTTCCTTTCCCGTATGAATACCCAGACAGGGATTCGTATCTGTACATGATCCAGCAGTAGAGTCGAGTGGATGGTAAACCACAGATTTTCGGACATATTCCCTCAGAGCGAAGTGTCGAGGCGATTGGAAAATATGTGCGGCTGTATTATATAAGTAGGGACAAGCACATCGACCTGTTTCCGAGAACGTCCGCGGTCGAGAAAATGGCAATTTTGAGGTCAAAAAAGCCGTGGATTTATTTCCGAGAACGAACGGACTGATTTTCCGGGGTTTTGACATCCATCTGGAGCAATCGAGCCACGTTGAAACGCTGGCTTTACTAAAATGCAGGTCATAGTGCTTGGCCGGAAATAAATCCCAAATAGGTTTTGATAATAAGACGCACTGCCTGATTGCAGATAAAAATATCCGGTACGGGAGCAAACAAAATCATGCCTGACTGCCAAAATACCAATCTGCCTGAAATAATACTGGCCTCAGCCTCACCCCGCCGGCAACAGATACTAAGGGAAATGGGCTTCACGTTTTCAGTTTGCCCTTCCCAGGCTGAGTTACACCCTGACGGTTCGGTTGCACCCGCCAAATTTGCCACTTTAAATGCCGAAACCAAAGCCAGAGACATTGCCCGGAATACCAGACAGGGGCTTATCATAGCTGCAGATACAGTAGTGGTGGATACACTAGGCATACTGGGCAAGCCTGCTTCCCCGGAAGAAGCCCTTAACTACCTGCTCAGGCTGGGCGGTAAAAGCCATACGGTAATAAGCGGCATTTGCTTAATAAATACCCAAAACGGCCAGGTACGCTCCGGCACCTGTCAGAGCAGCCTCCATATGCGCCCTTTTACTCCGGCGGAAGCCCAAAGATATGTGGAAAGCGGCCTGCCCATGGACAAAGCCGGTGCCTACGGCATACAGGACAGGGAATTTGAACCGGTGGAAAAGATAGAAGGCTGCTATCTGAATGTAGTCGGCCTGCCGGCCTGTACTTTAGTGCGGCTGATGAAAGAAATGGGCTTTTGCCCGGAACTGCATGATAACTGGCAGCCCGAAGGAGATTGCACCCTTTGCCGTATTTACCGCACCGGTATAAACCAGACCTGTTAAAGGATAAATCTACAGCCAGTTAAGCTAAGTGCGCTACCGGTAGAGTAAAATTCAGCCGCTGCCGGCTGTTTCATATTTTTTAAGGCAGCTGCTGCAGATATGATTATGCAGGCAGATTACCCCGCCGCATTCCGGGCAAGTCCAGCGTTCTTTTTCCCTGTCCAAAAATGCTTCCATCCCGTTTTGTTTCAGGAAGAGTCCATTTTCAACCAGGCTGAGGCTGTAACGCAGGCGATACCTTTTATCAATATGGGTAATCAGGCGGCAGGGGAAGGTCTGGCATTCGCCGCAACTCTTCAGCCCGTGTTCTGCGGCACATGTTTTGATAAGGCAGTTACGGCAACTGGCGGCCTTGGTCGGGCTATCGCTTAAACACCCCGGGCAGGTTTTCTTTTGCATAATATGAGCCTTGCACCCGAGGCAGTTTATACCGCAGGGGGCAATCATTTCGGGGTCCAAATTTTCAGGCATTTTCATATAAACCACCCCGCAAAATAATCCGGCAAAAACGCCGACAAGGTTTATTTTGCCAGCCCGGCAGGTATTCAGCCAACATGATTATAACGGTTGGTAATAGGCAAACGGCGGTCACGCCCGAAGGCTTTGGGAGTGATTTTTATACCCGGAGGAGCCTGACGGCGTTTATATTCACTCCGGTCTACCATTTTGACCACCCGCTTAACAATGCTTTCCTCAAACCCCAAAGCCACAATCTGGTCTATGCTTTTATCCTGCTCCACATAAGCCTCCAGAATAGGGTCAAGCAATTCATAAGGAGGCAAAGAATCAGTATCAAGCTGGTTGGGTTTAAGTTCGGCAGACGGCGGTTTAGTGAGCACATTATGGGGTATCAGCTCAAAGCCGGCTGATTTATTACGGTTGTGAGCCAGGCGGTAAACCAGCACCTTGGGAACATCC
This sequence is a window from Dehalococcoides mccartyi 195. Protein-coding genes within it:
- a CDS encoding restriction endonuclease, which translates into the protein MDGNSDEKKVWGIHTQNDSLFLNKDLIAIGWRDFGDLTKVEANRDAFKAHYIEAYPDAKKGQIANGAGMLYRFIHEVQIGDYVVFPSKTDRKINIGTVEGDYFFEDNDGEYVQRRKVKWLKHIPRLSFSQGALYEVGSAMSFFSVKNYADEFLSALDKDFKKSITSDDSEDESVGATAEDIVESTKDFILKELSRQLKGYDLEAFVADLLRAMGYRTTVSPQGGDSGIDITAYKDELPPRILVQVKSQDSDIKETTIQSLKGAMREGDYGLFVTLSNYTKNAQKYLDSTPIIRGINGTELVDLILKYYEDLSEKYRKMIPLKMVYIPVPKEDA
- a CDS encoding Maf family protein, yielding MPDCQNTNLPEIILASASPRRQQILREMGFTFSVCPSQAELHPDGSVAPAKFATLNAETKARDIARNTRQGLIIAADTVVVDTLGILGKPASPEEALNYLLRLGGKSHTVISGICLINTQNGQVRSGTCQSSLHMRPFTPAEAQRYVESGLPMDKAGAYGIQDREFEPVEKIEGCYLNVVGLPACTLVRLMKEMGFCPELHDNWQPEGDCTLCRIYRTGINQTC
- a CDS encoding DNA/RNA nuclease SfsA, which translates into the protein MYQFDEPLIRGTMLKRKSQFTAVVQIDGEELIAHIPTTNRIGDVENKNLPCLLSYHPDPKRKLHYDIEAVLLSDDDNWVGINQILSNRLVEHFFREHELDKIVAEYDDIQREVKLGISKLDFKVGDTYLEVKTPLTTINVKYGETIKTLPPKPFSSTDRMVKHVNELAGSLSEHERAIFLQVYQYRITERKERLRSTHYEEVSETIHRAAEQGVEFWEIQMDFRPEGVSLYNVERSTDL
- a CDS encoding TIGR04076 family protein, with protein sequence MQHECKITVLETKVFPELQEKYLANPKSGACPFFKAGDEFILKRTPEQDDFYHLMDGKFCGEAWDAISRYVYTALQGGSIMKSWTNDDRMMIACCNDGTQPVIFKIERIDIPENEEEREWLEKQNFKNTVDDAYTG
- a CDS encoding GNAT family N-acetyltransferase, whose product is MQIITYQEKYKQQIIDLILGIQNNEAKINLSLEEQPDLLDIPTCYEKDGGEFWLAVEGDTLIGTLALMNKGNGNAVLKKGFVRADYRKQGILGKLYATLQEFAKEQGLTTFVFDTPSVATNCHSFFEKRGYRRITKYELPFPYEYPDRDSYLYMIQQ
- a CDS encoding DUF3795 domain-containing protein; this encodes MPENLDPEMIAPCGINCLGCKAHIMQKKTCPGCLSDSPTKAASCRNCLIKTCAAEHGLKSCGECQTFPCRLITHIDKRYRLRYSLSLVENGLFLKQNGMEAFLDREKERWTCPECGGVICLHNHICSSCLKKYETAGSG